A genome region from Clostridium pasteurianum includes the following:
- a CDS encoding helix-turn-helix domain-containing protein → MVELQRSYYAIIPANIRYDRRITPNAKLLYGEITALTNEKGYCWASNAYFAELYNVSKTSISKWIKQLIDCEYLKSVVIYKEGTKEILNRYLTILIGGIEEKLHTPIEEKLKDNTTLINNTINNTNKKKKSLDDLINGYTDNKELIETLEDFLKMRKSIKKPLTNRGMELLLRKLDSLSENDNEKVEILNQSIFNSWQGIFPLKRGSEYGTRRNIKKGNENSKKVEYDFSKYGG, encoded by the coding sequence ATGGTAGAACTCCAAAGATCATATTACGCTATCATACCAGCCAATATAAGATATGATAGAAGAATAACTCCTAATGCTAAATTATTGTATGGAGAGATAACTGCATTAACTAACGAAAAAGGTTATTGTTGGGCATCAAATGCTTATTTTGCAGAATTATATAACGTTAGTAAGACAAGCATATCAAAATGGATCAAGCAACTCATAGATTGTGAATATTTAAAATCAGTAGTAATTTACAAAGAAGGTACTAAAGAAATATTAAATAGGTATTTAACAATTCTTATAGGGGGTATTGAAGAAAAGTTACATACCCCTATTGAAGAAAAGTTAAAAGATAATACTACATTAATTAATAATACAATTAATAATACAAATAAAAAGAAGAAGTCATTAGATGATCTTATTAATGGATATACAGATAATAAAGAATTAATAGAAACATTGGAGGATTTCTTAAAAATGCGTAAATCAATTAAAAAACCACTTACTAACAGAGGTATGGAATTACTACTAAGGAAGCTTGATAGTTTAAGTGAAAATGATAATGAAAAAGTTGAAATATTGAATCAAAGCATTTTTAATAGTTGGCAAGGAATATTTCCTTTAAAAAGGGGGAGTGAATATGGCACTAGAAGAAACATTAAAAAGGGTAATGAAAACAGCAAGAAAGTGGAATATGACTTCTCAAAATATGGGGGCTAA